The window GCGCCGCTGGCCGGGAACGATGGGGGTCGCGTTCTCGTTTCCGTCGGTTTCGGGACCGTCCCCGCTCGAGTCGGTCTCCCTGCTCGAGTCCGTCGGGTCACTCGAGCCGGAACGGTCCTCGAGCGTCGTAGGCGCGGGTTCGCCCTCTCCGCCTCCCTCACCTTTTTCGTTCCCGTTCGGATCGCCGTCGCCGGACCGCCCGGAGCGGTCTGCGGACCCGTCGTCCGCCTCCGTACCGTCATCGTCGACGCTGCCGGGCGAGTCCGCACCGTCATCACCGTCGCTCCCGTCCCGATCGGCGGTCGACTCGTCCTCGCGGTCGGATCGCTCCTCGCCGTCGCCGTCGTCCTCCGGGTCGCCCTCCTCGCGGGGCTCGTCGAACCGTTCCTCGAGCAACTCCTCGAGGTCCGGCGGCTCCTCGAACGGATCGCTGCGGAGCCGATGCGGGAGCGCGTACCGGGCCGCCTCGCGGACGTCCGACTCGATGACCGTCGTGTGGCCCTCGAGCGCGGCCAGGGTCGTCGCCGTCCGGGCGATGGCCACGTCGCCGCGGTGGCCGTCGACGCCCGCATCCAGACAGAGGCGCGCGATCTCCTCCTTGAACTCCCTCGGGAGGGAGACCTCGGGAAGTCGCTCGCGAGCCTCGCGGAGGTCCGTCCGGAGCGTGGCGACATCGTCCGCGAACGCCGTCCCCGTCGACGGCTCGCCGCCGTCTCCGTCGCCCGCATCGTCGTCGCTTCCGTCCTCGAGCACGCGATCCATGACCTCGACGCGGTCCGCCACGTCCCGACACCCCTCGACGGCCGCCCGGAGCGCGAACCGGTCACGCAACTGTGGGCGGAGGTCGCCCTCCTCGGGGTTCATCGTTCCGATCAGCGTGAACTCGGCCGGATGGGAGACGCTCATGCCGTCGCGTTCGACCGTGTTGACGCCGGTCGCGGCGGCGTCGAGGAGTACGTCGACCAGGTGGTCCTCGAGCAGGTTCACCTCGTCGACGTAGAGGATCCCCCGATGGGCGCGGGCCAGCAGGCCGGGATCGAAGTCGGCCTCGCCGGCGAGCGCGTCCTCGACCGAGAGGGTGCCGACGACCCGATCACGCGTCGCGCCGAGCGGGAGCGTCACGAGCGGGACCGGCCGGGTTTCGACCGGGAGTTCGTCCGGGTCCCGGTCTCGACAGTCGGCACACTGGAGGGCGGGGTCCTCGGGGTCACAGCCGTAGGGACAGTCCGCGACGGCACGCTGGTCGGGGAGCAAGTCTGCGAGTCCGCGGACCGCCGTGGACTTCGCGGTCCCCTTCTCGCCGGCGATCAACGCTCCGTCCAGGTCGTCGTTGACCGCGACGGCGAGCAACACTCGCTTGAGCTCCCGCTGGCCGACGATCGCCGGAAAGGGGAGCGACGATAGCTTTTTGTCCCCGGCGTTTGCAACCATGGTTGAGCTAATACAATAGAGGTTTAAAAACTCGATGACACGGATCGGGATCTACACGGCGACGGAGAACGAGCTCGGATCGATCGGGCGGGCCGCCGAACGGCTCGCCGACGAACGAACGGACATCGAGTTGGTCGTCCGCTCGGAGAGCGACCTCGAGGACGAAGCCGACATCGAGGCGTTCGTCGACGACCTCCGGGACGCCGCGGCGGCGATCTTCTGGCTCCACGGGGCCGATGACAGCATGCCCGGCTACGAGTACGCCACGGGAGCGCTCGAGGAGGCCGGCGTCCCGCTGATCGTCAAGGCGACCGGCGATGCGTTCGCCCTCGAGGACACGACGGTCTCTACCGAGCATCGGGACCGCGTCTACGACTACCTCGAGCGCGGCGGGACGATCAACGTCGAGAACCTGTGTCGGTTCCTGGCGGCCGAGTACGAGGGGCGAGACCTCGAGTACGACGGGCCGACCGACCTCCCCACGGAGGGCGTCTACCATCCCGACTACCCCGGAATCGGGTACGAGGAACTGCTCGAGACCCACGACCCAGGGAAGCCGACGGTCGCGATCTGGTTCTACGAGTCCCACTGGACCCACGAGAACACCCGCTACGTCGATCGGCAGATCCGGGCGCTCGAGGAGCAGGGCGCGAACGCGCTCCCGATCTTCTGTAATCCGGCGACCGACACTGACGAACAGGAGGAGAGCGAGGCGTCGGACGACGCCTCGGAAAGTCGAGCGGCGAAGCCGCGAGACGCGGAATGGGTAACCGACAACTGGCTGCTAACCGAGGACGGCGAACCGATCGTCGACGCCGTCCTCTCTTCCTTTATGTTCTCCCTCTCGATGGACGAGCGCGGTCGCAGCGCAAGTGACGAGGGCGACAGCGCGGAGGACGTCTTCCTCGACCGCCTTGGGGTGCCCGTCCTGCAGACGGTGACGACGATGCGGTCGCGGTCACGATACCAGTCCAGCGATACGGGCGTGATGGGCTTCGAACTCGCCCTCTCCGTGGCGCTGCCGGAGTTCGACGGCAACGTCATCACCCATCCCATCTCGGGGAAGGAACGCACCGACGACGAGGCCGGCATCGGCTCCGCGCCGAAACACCACTTCCCGATCGAGGACCGGATCGACCACGCGACCCGGCTCGCGGTCAACTGGGCACGTCTCCGCCACACGCCCAACGAGGAGAAGAACGTCGCCGTCGTCCTGCACAACTACCCGCCGAGCGACGACGGGATCGGGACCGCGTTCGGCCTCGACAGCCCCGAGTCGACCGTGAACCTGCTCGAGGAACTCCACGCCCGCGGGTACGACCTCGGCGACGGTCTGCCCGAGGACGGCCGGACGCTGGTCGAAAACCTGACCGCACAGCTCACCCTCGAGGACCGCTGGGTCGCGCCGGAGGACGTCCGCGACCTCTCGGTCGACACCGTTTCGCCGGAGACGTACGCCGAGTGGTTCGAGGCCGCCGACGAGCGCTTCCGGGAGAACGTCGTCGAGGAGTGGGGCGAGGTTCCCGACCGCCCGTTCGCGATTCCAGGCGTCGAGTTCGGCAACGTGCTCGTCACGGTCCAGCCCCCGCGCGGGTTCGGGATGGACCCCTCGACGGTCTACCACGACTCGGATCTGCAGCCGCCACACGACTACTACGCGTTCTACGGCTGGCTGCGCAACGCGTTCGAGGCCGACGCCGTCGTCCACCTCGGGACCCACGGCAGCCTCGAGTGGCTGCCCGGCAAGACGGTCGGCCTCGACGGCGAGAGCGCGCCGGACCAACTGATCGACGACCTCCCGAACGTCTACCCCTACATCGTCAACAACCCCGGCGAGGGCACCCAGGCGAAGCGCCGCTCCTACGCCGCGATCGTCGACTACCTGACCCCCGTGATGCGGGCCGCGGGGACCTACGACGAACTCTCGGAACTCGAGGACCTCGCGAACCAGTACCGCGAGGCGGGGATGGAGGACGCCCGCGCGGACGACGGCGAGCACCTCGAGACGCTGATCCGGGAGAAAGTCGCGGAACTGGACCTCGCGGTCGAGTTGGGTATCGAGGGGACGATCGACGAGAAAGCCGACGTCCGCGGCCCCGACGAGGCCGGCTCGAGCCTCGCCGAGGGTGACGTCAGCGGAGACGACCTCGCGATCGACCAACTCGTCGAACGCGTCCACGAGTACCTCACCGACGTGAAGACGACCCAGATCCGGCTCGGGCTTCACACCATGTCAGAGCCGCCGGAAGGCGAGCGCCTCGTGGAGTACCTCGTCGCGCTGACTCGCCTCGAGAACCCCGGCGCGCCGAGCCTGCGCGAGAGCGTCGCCGGCGCGCTGGGTGTGGACTACGACAAGATGCTGAACGCCCCCGGCGAGTACGACGACGATCTCGGTATGACCTACGCCGAAGCCGCCGACAGGGTCCGCGAGACCAGCGTCGACCTGATCGAGACGCTGGCAGCGAACGACTTCGACGTACCCGTGTCGGAACTCGAGAGCGGTCCCGATGCTGAGGTCAACATCAACCTCATGATCGTCGACCTCGAGACGATCGGCGATGCGAAGGCGAAACCGGGTGCTCACGACGACCTCCGCGAGGTGCTGGCGTACATCTGCGAGGAGGCCCAGCCCCGCGTGCAGGGGGCCGAGGACGAGATTCCACGCACCGCCGACGCGCTCTCGGGCGAGTACGTGCCCCCCGGCGGCTCGGGCGCGCCGACCCGTGGCGGCGTCGATCTGCTGCCGACCGCGCGGAACTTCTACACGCTCGATCCCCGCAAGGTGCCCGCGAAGCCCGCCTGGCAGGTCGGCAAGGAGGTCGCCGAGGGCGTCCTCGAGCGCCATCGCGACGAGGCGGGCGACTATCCGGAGGAGATCGGTGTCGTCGCCTGGGGAACCCCCACCGTACGGACTCGCGGCGAGACCATCGCCCAGGTACTCGCCATGATGGGCGTCGAACCCGTCTGGACCGATGCCGGTCGGATCGACGACGTCGAGCCGATCCCGCTCGAGGACCTCGACCGGCCCCGGATCGACGTGACGACCCGGGTCTCGGGCCTGTTCCGGGACGCGTTCCCCGCGGCCGCGGGCGTCATCCACGACGCCGTCGACGCGGTCGTCGACCTCGACGAGCCCCACGAGATGAATTACGTGAAGAAACACGTCGAGGAGGAGGCCGAAGAACTGCAGGACGAGGACGGGCTGGACGAGTCGGACGCCCGAAAGGCGGCGAAACACCGCGTCTTCACGACGAAACCCGGCGGCTACGGCGCCGGGACGAACAAGGCCGTCGACGAGGGTAACTGGGACGACCGCGCCGATCTCGCCTCCGTCTACGTCCAGTGGGGCGGCTACGCGATGGGGTCGCGCGGTCGGGTGTCGGACGCCCACGACGCCTTCGAACGGCGACTCTCGAGCGTCGACGCCACGGTGAAACTCGAGGACACGATGGAACAGGACGAGTTCGACTCCTCGGACTGGTACGCCTTCCACGGCGGGTTCATCTCCGCGGTGAGCGAGGTGTCGGGCGAGGAGCCGGCGTCCTACGTCGGCGACTCCTCGAACCCCGACGATGTCTCGGTCTACACGAACGAGGAGAAGGTCCGCAAGGCGATGCGCTCGCGGGTGCTCAACCCCGACTGGCTCGAGTCGATGGAGGAGCACGGCTACAAGGGCGCCGGCGACCTCTCGACGACGGTCGACGTGACGCTGGGCTGGGACGCGACGGCCGGCGTCGTGAGCGACACGCTGTGGGCGGAGGTCGCCGAGAAGTACGCCTTCGACGAGGATCGACAGGAATGGATGCGCGACGTCAACCCCTGGGCGCTCGAGTCGATCACGGACACCCTGCTCGAGGCGGTAGAGCGGGACCTCTGGGACGCCGACGAGGAGACGGTCGACCGACTGCGGGACCTGAACCTCTCGGTGGAGGGAGACCTCGAGGCGCGGACGACCAACGAAGCGGTGGAGGTATCGAACGATGACTGACGAGGCTGTTCGCCCGGCGACCGACACCGACACCGACACGACGAGTGTGAGACACGATGAGCGATAGCCACCACGATCAGGACCACGATCAGGAGTTCGAGGAGGAGTACGCCGACCTCGGCGCGACCACCCGGAACGCGATGGACATCGCGGAGACGAGCATGGACATCGTCCGGGAGTTCGTCCCCGACGAGACGCTCGCGGACCGGATCCGCCAGAAGTCGGTCCACTCGATGGGCGACATCGAGTTCCAGCACCTGGTCCGCTTTACCGGCACGGACAGCCTCGGCGACGACGAGGACGCCCCCGTTCGGGCCGGCGCTCGCGCCGTCCTCGAGGAGGCGGACGTGATCACCGACATCACGATGGTGAAAGCCGGCGTCACCGGCCGCGGCCACGACTGCGAGGTCTCGAAGGCCATCGGCCACGGGACGGAACTCGCCGAACGGACCGGAATGACACGCACGGCAGCAGCCATGCTCGAACTCGACAAGGAGGACGCCTTCGAGGGATCGATCGTCACGATCGGCAACGCGCCCACGGCGGCACTCGCCCTCGCGGACTGCATCGAGCAGGGGACCCGACCCGCCGTCGTCGTCGCGAACCCGGTCGGGTTCGTCAAGGCCGAGGAGAGCCGGGAACGGATCCGTGAGGTCAGCGAGGAGTACGGCGTCCCGGCGATCACCCACGTCGGCCGCCGCGGCGGCAGCGGCCTTGCCGCCGCGCTGACGAACGAACTGATCCACGTCGCGAAGGACGTCCGGGCCGAGGGGCTCGAGTTGGACCTCGAGGCGGAGACTCGAGCGGCCAGGGCTCGATCCGGTGACGGCGGCGACGCCGACGCCGACGGGGACGGGGACGGGGACGGGGACGGCACATGAGCGACGACTACGACCTCGAGTCCGGCCCGGACCCGGCGACGTTCGCGGCCGCCGAACCCGAACCCAAGCCCGACGTCGACGAGAGCCACGCGGACCCGGTCCACGTCGTCGGCATCGGACCGGGGAACCGCGAGTACCTGACTCCGAGGGGCGAGCGGGCGATCCGCGAGGCGGACGTCGTCGTCGGGTTCACGACCGTCGTCGAGTTCGTCGAGGAACTGACGGACGACAGCACGGACCTGCTCACGTGTGGCTACAGGGACGAAGCCGACGCCCTCGAGGCGTTCGGCGACCGCGTCGCGGCCGGCGAGTCGGGAGTCGCCGTCGCGATGGGCGATCCGAACCACTCGGGCTACCAGTTCGTCGGGAAGGTCCAAGACGCCGTCGCGACCGCGGCCCCCGAAACCCCGGTTCGGATCGTACCGGGTATCTCCTCGCTCCAGGTGGCCGCCAGCCGTGCCCGGACGCCGATGGAGGAGACCGAGTTCGTCACGCTGCACAAGAGCGGCGACCTCGAGTCCGAGATGGAACGGCTGTCCGACGCCGTCGGGGATCGCCACCTGCTCGTGCTCCCGCGGCCCTACGACCTGATGCCCGGCGACGTCGCCGCGTTCCTCCTCGAGCGCGGGGCCGACCCCGAACTCGAGGCACTGGTGCTCGAGAAGTTGACCCACGCCGACGAGACCGTAGATCGACGGACGCTGGCGGAGCTATCGGAACACGCCGGCGGCGACGGGAAGGAGGACACGCCGTTTTCGGATCTGGTCGTCCTCGCGGTTCGGCGCTCGTAAGAAGGAGTCAGCGTCGCCCTCGACCGGACGGGACCTCACTGCCCGTCCTGATCGTACTCGTTGAGGACGGACGCGACCGTGTCGGAGACCTCCTCGAGTGCGACGTCGTTCGTCTTCCGGAGATCGCCCGTCTCCCGCGCCTCGTTGAGATGGCGAAGCGCCTCCCGGAGGTGGTACTCGGCTCCGTGATCGGCGTCGTCTCCGGTCATAGTGATCGGAACCGGAGTACGTGATCGAAACGGGTAAGCGCGTCGGTGGTCGGCCCGGTCGTTCCCGTTCCCTTCGGGTCCCGGTCGGGCCGGTGACGTGATCGCGGACACTCGGTCGAACGAGCTGTCAGCGTCGAAGACATTATACCGGTGCCCGTGCAATCGAACCGTAACAGCGGTCGATCCATGACCAACTAACTTCTCAGTCGGCGCTCGATCGCGCCCGCCGTCGTCGCCGTTGCTTCGCCTTCGCCGAAAGTGCCTACCGTCGCTAGAGACGAATGCATCTACCACCACGAACCGAGATCGACCCGGAGTATCGCTTCGACCTGACCGCAATCTTCGACGCGCCGGCGGACTGGAGCGCCGCCCGCGACGACCTCCGCGAACGACTCGAGCGGCTGGAGTCGCTGGCGGCCGACACCCCGGAGACGGCCGCGGAACTCGAGGAACTGCTCGCCGAAACGGAGGCGTGTTACGAGCGTCGACAGCGGTTAGAGCTCTACGCCCAGTTGTCGAAGAACGTGAACACCGACTCGGAGTCGGCAGCGGACCGCGAGCGTGCGCTGCGCGAGGCAACGGCCGCGTTCGAACCCGTCGCCGCGGCAGTCCGCCGAGCCCTTGGTGACCTCTCCGAGGGGACGTTCGACGACCTCGTGGAACCGCTCGAGGAGTACCGGTACTACGCCGCCAACCTGCGGCGACAGGCGTCACACGTTCGATCGCCGGCCGTCGAGGACGTGATCGCAGACCACGAGGAAGCACGGTCCGGGTCCGATCGGATCCTCAGGGAGATCACGACCGCGGACTTCGATCCGCCGACCCTCGAACGTCCCGACGGCGAGACGGTCCAGGTTCGGCCGGGGAACTACCGGACTGAACTCTCCAACCCCGACCGGGACTACCGACGGCGAGTGTACGAGGCCTACCACGCGGAGCGAAACCGGTTCGCCGCGACGATCGTCCGGGCCTCCGCGGAGAAACTCGCCGCGGCGGCGACGGAGGCCGACGTCCGCGGCTACGATTCGATCAGGGACCGGGACCTCCGCGGGACCTATCCGGAGTCGGGACTCGAGCCGGCGCTCCCGGAACCGGTCCACGACACGATCCTCGAGGCCGTTCGGGCGAACCTCGAGCCCTACCACCGCGCCCAGCGTGTTCGACGCGAGAAGCTCGGCCTCGAGCGGCTCCGGCCGTGGGATCGCCGTGTCTCGCTGGCCGACCCCCCAGAACCCGACCTCGACTACGAGGAGTCGCGGGAGCTGATCCTCGAGTCGCTCGCGCCGCTCGGCGAGGAGTACGTCGCTCGAGCGCGGGCGTTCCTGGACGACCGCCGGATCGACGTCTACCCCACGCAGGACAAGCGGACCGATATTCCCGCGTACTGCCCGTCGTCCGCGGCGGACGGCGCGTTCGTCCTCGCGAACTTCCGCGGCGACGTCCGGACGACGTTCTACGTCGCCCACGAACTGGGGCACGCACTCGCCGTCGCGTACAACCGCGAGGGGCCGACGCGGTACGCGACGTGCCCGACCGCGGTCTGTGAGATCCCCTCGATCCTGCACGAACTGCTGCTCGCGGAGCACTGTCTGGAACGGGGCGGTGCGCTCGCCGCCCACGCCCGGAACCGCCTCGTCGAGTGTATCGCGGGGAACCTCTATCGGAACGCCCGCACCGCGGCGTACAACCACGCCCTCGCGACGACGGTCGAGTCCGGCGAGGACCTAACCGTCGAGCGCGCCCGGAACGCGTACGCCGACCTGCTCGAGGAGTTCGACCCGGTGTACGACCGCGACGGCGTCGCCGACCGGATCGAGGGGATCGGACTGCGGATCCCCTACTCGAGCTACCAGTACGTTCTCGGCGCGACGGGGGCGCTCGCGGTCCGCGATCGGCTTCGCGATGGAACGCTCGCGGCGGACGAGTACCGGGGATTCCTCGGTCGAACGGGTCGGCGGCCGCCGCTCGAGTCGTTCGCGGCGCTGGATCTCGACGTTCGATCGCACGACCCGTTCGAACGCGCCGCGGCGACGTTCGACGGCTACCTCGACGGGCTGTAGCCGCAATCGATATAGCGCCTATCGATTTACCGCGGTCGCACACTCGGGAAACCCCCACGAGAGAGCGAAAGCGGCCTCGAGCGGGCCGTGTCGGCAGGGGACGCGACGCGCCCGACCGTCGACGGGCGAAATCACCGACGGATTCAAGTCTACTTGTCGTAATCCAAGCGACAACGATGGGAAACGTCACAGCCGACCCGTGCGGACGCATTGCCCCGGTCCGCGATCGGAACCCGGTGCCGACCCGGGGAGGAGACCGATGAAGGGGTTCGTCCTCGGCGGCGTCAGCTCCGGCGTCGGTAAGACGGTCGCGACGCTGGCGATCATCCAGGCCCTCGAGGACGCCGGCTACGGCGTCCAGCCCGCGAAGGCCGGCCCCGACTTCATCGATCCGAGCCACCACGAGGCGATCGCGGGCCGACCCTCCCGGACGCTCGACCGCTGGCTCGAGGGCGAGGAGGGGCTGCGGCGCAACTACGCCCGCGGCGAGGGCGGCGTCGACGGGTCACACCCGTCTGCCCGGGGGACGTCGTCCCCCGCTATCTGCGTCGTCGAGGGAGTCATGGGGCTGTACGACGGCGACGGCTCGAGTACTGCGATGGTCGCCGAGGCGCTCGATCTCCCCGTCGTGCTGGTCGTCGACGCCGCGGCGGGGATGGAAAGCGTCGCCGCGACCGCACTGGGGTTCCGGGAGTACGCCGACCGGATCGGCCGCGGGATCGAGGTCGCGGGCGTCGTCGCCCAACGCGCCCACGGCGGCCGCCACGAGGCGGGGATCCGCGACGCTCTGCCGCCGGAACTCGAGTACTTCGGCCGGATCCCGCCGAACGACGACCTCGAGATCCCCGACCGGCACCTCGGTCTGGAGATGGGCGACGAGGCGGCGCTGCCCCGAGAGGCGCTTCGGGAAGCCGCCGAGTCGATCGCGGTCGAACGGCTCGTGGCGGCGGCGAGCGAGGCCGTACAGCCCGAAACGTCGGAAATGGAGGCCGACCCCGTCGACGCGACGGTCGCCGTCGCCAGCGACGCCGCTTTCGTCTTCCGGTATCCGGCGACGATCGAACGGTTCCGTGAACGAGCAACGGTCCGGACGTTCTCTCCCGTCGCGGGCGATCCCGTCCCCGACTGCGACGGGGTCTACCTCCCCGGTGGCTACCCCGAACTCCACGCCGACGCGCTCGAGTCGGCCGATACGCTCACCGAGTTGGGAGAACTCGCGAGCGAGGGACTTCCCGTCTTCGGGGAGTGTGGCGGGCTCATGGCGATGAGCCAGTCGTTGACGACCGCTGACGGCGATCGCCACGAGA of the Halobiforma lacisalsi AJ5 genome contains:
- the cobN gene encoding cobaltochelatase subunit CobN; this encodes MTRIGIYTATENELGSIGRAAERLADERTDIELVVRSESDLEDEADIEAFVDDLRDAAAAIFWLHGADDSMPGYEYATGALEEAGVPLIVKATGDAFALEDTTVSTEHRDRVYDYLERGGTINVENLCRFLAAEYEGRDLEYDGPTDLPTEGVYHPDYPGIGYEELLETHDPGKPTVAIWFYESHWTHENTRYVDRQIRALEEQGANALPIFCNPATDTDEQEESEASDDASESRAAKPRDAEWVTDNWLLTEDGEPIVDAVLSSFMFSLSMDERGRSASDEGDSAEDVFLDRLGVPVLQTVTTMRSRSRYQSSDTGVMGFELALSVALPEFDGNVITHPISGKERTDDEAGIGSAPKHHFPIEDRIDHATRLAVNWARLRHTPNEEKNVAVVLHNYPPSDDGIGTAFGLDSPESTVNLLEELHARGYDLGDGLPEDGRTLVENLTAQLTLEDRWVAPEDVRDLSVDTVSPETYAEWFEAADERFRENVVEEWGEVPDRPFAIPGVEFGNVLVTVQPPRGFGMDPSTVYHDSDLQPPHDYYAFYGWLRNAFEADAVVHLGTHGSLEWLPGKTVGLDGESAPDQLIDDLPNVYPYIVNNPGEGTQAKRRSYAAIVDYLTPVMRAAGTYDELSELEDLANQYREAGMEDARADDGEHLETLIREKVAELDLAVELGIEGTIDEKADVRGPDEAGSSLAEGDVSGDDLAIDQLVERVHEYLTDVKTTQIRLGLHTMSEPPEGERLVEYLVALTRLENPGAPSLRESVAGALGVDYDKMLNAPGEYDDDLGMTYAEAADRVRETSVDLIETLAANDFDVPVSELESGPDAEVNINLMIVDLETIGDAKAKPGAHDDLREVLAYICEEAQPRVQGAEDEIPRTADALSGEYVPPGGSGAPTRGGVDLLPTARNFYTLDPRKVPAKPAWQVGKEVAEGVLERHRDEAGDYPEEIGVVAWGTPTVRTRGETIAQVLAMMGVEPVWTDAGRIDDVEPIPLEDLDRPRIDVTTRVSGLFRDAFPAAAGVIHDAVDAVVDLDEPHEMNYVKKHVEEEAEELQDEDGLDESDARKAAKHRVFTTKPGGYGAGTNKAVDEGNWDDRADLASVYVQWGGYAMGSRGRVSDAHDAFERRLSSVDATVKLEDTMEQDEFDSSDWYAFHGGFISAVSEVSGEEPASYVGDSSNPDDVSVYTNEEKVRKAMRSRVLNPDWLESMEEHGYKGAGDLSTTVDVTLGWDATAGVVSDTLWAEVAEKYAFDEDRQEWMRDVNPWALESITDTLLEAVERDLWDADEETVDRLRDLNLSVEGDLEARTTNEAVEVSNDD
- a CDS encoding precorrin-8X methylmutase; protein product: MSDSHHDQDHDQEFEEEYADLGATTRNAMDIAETSMDIVREFVPDETLADRIRQKSVHSMGDIEFQHLVRFTGTDSLGDDEDAPVRAGARAVLEEADVITDITMVKAGVTGRGHDCEVSKAIGHGTELAERTGMTRTAAAMLELDKEDAFEGSIVTIGNAPTAALALADCIEQGTRPAVVVANPVGFVKAEESRERIREVSEEYGVPAITHVGRRGGSGLAAALTNELIHVAKDVRAEGLELDLEAETRAARARSGDGGDADADGDGDGDGDGT
- a CDS encoding VWA domain-containing protein, whose protein sequence is MVANAGDKKLSSLPFPAIVGQRELKRVLLAVAVNDDLDGALIAGEKGTAKSTAVRGLADLLPDQRAVADCPYGCDPEDPALQCADCRDRDPDELPVETRPVPLVTLPLGATRDRVVGTLSVEDALAGEADFDPGLLARAHRGILYVDEVNLLEDHLVDVLLDAAATGVNTVERDGMSVSHPAEFTLIGTMNPEEGDLRPQLRDRFALRAAVEGCRDVADRVEVMDRVLEDGSDDDAGDGDGGEPSTGTAFADDVATLRTDLREARERLPEVSLPREFKEEIARLCLDAGVDGHRGDVAIARTATTLAALEGHTTVIESDVREAARYALPHRLRSDPFEEPPDLEELLEERFDEPREEGDPEDDGDGEERSDREDESTADRDGSDGDDGADSPGSVDDDGTEADDGSADRSGRSGDGDPNGNEKGEGGGEGEPAPTTLEDRSGSSDPTDSSRETDSSGDGPETDGNENATPIVPGQRRAEIGDAAAPDLESADLEDSPDAAAAGAGDRGSATPSANNRGARVRTERASASGDGPVDAAASVRAAASRGDSSVRERDLRRSVRAGDAAATIVFAVDASASMRPAMRAAKGVVLELLRDSYRQRDRVAFVTFAGDDAEVLLPPTDSVSLAARHLKELPTGDRTPLPAGLETSRRVLERAETEASVVVLVTDGRANVADGSPTAATRRAARGLADSGARVLVVDAGGEDRRADLTDVIAEETGGRLVDLSALSPAVIRTEANAASESD
- a CDS encoding cobyrinic acid a,c-diamide synthase codes for the protein MKGFVLGGVSSGVGKTVATLAIIQALEDAGYGVQPAKAGPDFIDPSHHEAIAGRPSRTLDRWLEGEEGLRRNYARGEGGVDGSHPSARGTSSPAICVVEGVMGLYDGDGSSTAMVAEALDLPVVLVVDAAAGMESVAATALGFREYADRIGRGIEVAGVVAQRAHGGRHEAGIRDALPPELEYFGRIPPNDDLEIPDRHLGLEMGDEAALPREALREAAESIAVERLVAAASEAVQPETSEMEADPVDATVAVASDAAFVFRYPATIERFRERATVRTFSPVAGDPVPDCDGVYLPGGYPELHADALESADTLTELGELASEGLPVFGECGGLMAMSQSLTTADGDRHEMAGILPADVTMHDRYRALDHVELEAREGTLTATAGDRLRGHEFHYSSAAVDGDARFAFETVRGDGIDGDHDGLLEYESLGTYAHVHPESGAFDRFLEVLESSAGHR
- a CDS encoding M3 family oligoendopeptidase — its product is MHLPPRTEIDPEYRFDLTAIFDAPADWSAARDDLRERLERLESLAADTPETAAELEELLAETEACYERRQRLELYAQLSKNVNTDSESAADRERALREATAAFEPVAAAVRRALGDLSEGTFDDLVEPLEEYRYYAANLRRQASHVRSPAVEDVIADHEEARSGSDRILREITTADFDPPTLERPDGETVQVRPGNYRTELSNPDRDYRRRVYEAYHAERNRFAATIVRASAEKLAAAATEADVRGYDSIRDRDLRGTYPESGLEPALPEPVHDTILEAVRANLEPYHRAQRVRREKLGLERLRPWDRRVSLADPPEPDLDYEESRELILESLAPLGEEYVARARAFLDDRRIDVYPTQDKRTDIPAYCPSSAADGAFVLANFRGDVRTTFYVAHELGHALAVAYNREGPTRYATCPTAVCEIPSILHELLLAEHCLERGGALAAHARNRLVECIAGNLYRNARTAAYNHALATTVESGEDLTVERARNAYADLLEEFDPVYDRDGVADRIEGIGLRIPYSSYQYVLGATGALAVRDRLRDGTLAADEYRGFLGRTGRRPPLESFAALDLDVRSHDPFERAAATFDGYLDGL
- a CDS encoding cobalt-precorrin-7 (C(5))-methyltransferase, which translates into the protein MSDDYDLESGPDPATFAAAEPEPKPDVDESHADPVHVVGIGPGNREYLTPRGERAIREADVVVGFTTVVEFVEELTDDSTDLLTCGYRDEADALEAFGDRVAAGESGVAVAMGDPNHSGYQFVGKVQDAVATAAPETPVRIVPGISSLQVAASRARTPMEETEFVTLHKSGDLESEMERLSDAVGDRHLLVLPRPYDLMPGDVAAFLLERGADPELEALVLEKLTHADETVDRRTLAELSEHAGGDGKEDTPFSDLVVLAVRRS